The DNA segment attggtttaTTTTCTTAAGCTGTTGTGTACTATAAACTGTCATTTGATAGGTGAGAATGCTTGGATTACTCTTAGCAGTTTTGGGCATATTTGTGATCATACTAGTTGGGAGCTTGCAAATTGATGACAGGGCAATGAGACGGATGTTTGTGGGACTCTTGAGTTGTGCTTCTCTCATTTCAATGTTTGCCTCTCCATTGTTTATAATTGTATGTTTGTCACTTCCTAGACACCAATCCATTTATCAGTTTCTGCATCTGTTACTTTGGTGAATTTGTTTTACATATTTTGTCTTTGTAACTTCTCAGAAATTGGTCATTCGGACAAAAAGTGTAGAATTTATGCCTTTTTATCTTTCACTTTCCACCTTCCTGATGAgcatctctttctttctttacgGATTGGTCAGTGATGATACATTCATTTATGTGAGTTTCCTTTCAGCTCGATTGTTTTCGAGATACTCATTTTAGTTTTGTTGATTTGATATGAAATAAATCTGTCTGTCTTTGATTTTCTAGGTGCCAAATGGGATAGGAACTGTTTTAGGAATTGTgcaattgatattatatttctattaCAAGAGTTCATCCACTGAAAACTACAGACAGCCCTTGATAGTATCGTGTGAATGATCCATGCTGGTGAGTGTTGGCAAAGTGGAGGCATAGGCAAATGCATCATGATTGATTAAGATTTATGGTCTTTTCGTCGGTGAGATACTTCTCTGAAATTAGTAGCAGCAATTCTATGTGTTTGAAATGTTTTCCATTAGTTGAATGAGTGAAATTTATAGTGTTGTGTGTGAAGTTTTTCCACGCAATTCATGGAGATGTGTGAATTGCATTGAAACTTTtcactatattttaatttcatttctggCTGTGCCTTATGTCAACTTTCTATTGTTGCTATATGAGAATGAATATGGTAGAAACCAACTTGTATACAAAAATACCAGTGCAATTTGAAATAATCTCTTCCTAGACCAATGTTCTACTGGGAATTGAATTCGTAACTTTGACTTTGATATCAATGGACTTACCACTAAATAAAAAGCTATAGCTAATAGTTAGAGTGTAAAGCTTAAATATACAATTTGATTGTGACTCGATTCATCTAAGTTCTCCTTTAACAATTGTATTCGATTATGACTCGGTGCACCTGGATTACGTCACGGGACACTTGTGTAACCCGTAACAATGCTAATGATCAATTATAGCAAACTTGCATGTGAGCATGAACTTTGTAGTTAAAATATTCTAAGTAAGATTAGAGCCATTAGGTGACTGAAGGAAGAAACTTAAAAGAATAGTGTTAACATTTGACATTTGCATAAAAATAGGATTTCCCAGTAAACCAAGTATTAAGTTGATAAAAAGTTGTAACTGATCTCCTAGTTGATAATGTGTCAGTTAAACTAGATACCATTTTTGCGTAGTTTCCACAATTTTTAGATATCCATAAACTTCCTTTACgttctttttattctttgcttttgttAATGCAGCTTCCTAATGCGTCAATTATGAAATGATACTGAAATGGAAAATGCATAATTGAATTCTTGGAAAAAACTGCAATTTTATGAAATGATAGTTACATATTTGAACTGATCACACCATGTCATTACTGTGAAACCTCATTGTCTGTCTGCTACAACTTCacagagatagaaaaacccaGTAAGCGAGTACTAAAGTAAGTCTCTTAGAGTAGTCCTCACTGTAACAGTTCCTACTTCCTGCATCAAACAGAATAAAAATTAGACATAAACAAATGCAGCAAAAATGTTGCCTGAAACTGAAACAGAGACATTCCTGTGATTCAGTATTGTGAAGCAAACACTGTTGCACCTATTGAGTAACAAGAAGTTATTGtggaagaaaattcaaacttttttgTGTGTGCATCTATGCATTCATTTAAAATGAACACAAACAACTCAATTTTGGCAACAAATGTTGGGGGTGTAGAAGaggattttattttgattctcatTGAACATGTATCCATGAGGGACTAAGAGTTTTAGATGTGATTAATCTTCAAAACGAAGATCACTCCCACAAGACCAAAACTTGTAAGGATATATTCAAAgatcctaattgtgcttaaaaAGAAATGGACATAAATATCATGCATTcactcattttactttataGGTACCAAATAGGTCTAGTATCATCATTGTCCCCATTGCAACTTCTTCCTGCAACTCCATATGCCATGTTAAAATACACTTTTGTTTGGAATACGAATTCCGGAACTCAAAAGGGTTTGAAATTTTTAAGTatatggaggtgcaggaagaactATGGAGGAGCACGAAGAAGCTGTCTGTCCCCCATTCATCATGTTGGTCTTAAAACTAATGTGTTTGCAAAGAATGATCCTATGTACAGTTAAGAACCTTAGTATCCTATATGATGATAAGAATTACCTGTTGTGATGTTTCAATGAAGTGGTGAATTTGATTCTGTGAATGACGAAGAAGTCTTCCTCTTTCATCATAGAGAATGAGGCCACTAAAACTTGGCAACTCACACTTCTCCCCTCTTAGTATTGGTCTTTGCCACACTGGAGATTCTGAGTTATGGCTTTGCCACCCACTTTGAAGACCCTGCTGCCTTTGTAAGCCAAGTAGTGGGGATCCCCTCTCTCTCTGCCATGCAATGTTCTCCTCCAATTTCCTTGCCTTGCTCCACAGCATTGACCCCATCAGAACCCTCTTGACTGAAATCCACCCTACACAACCTGGTTTTGACCATTCTGTAGttgtagtagtagtagtagtaataGTAGCATCAAAATTAGTATTAGTGTTTGTAATTGTGGTATTCTTTTCATTGTCTTCATCTAAAGCACCCTCTTGGTTTACAATCTTATTGTTAATGGCCTTCCTTCTAAGTGTAACAACAATGCAGAGGCACACAAGAGCAAGGCTTGCACATGCAAGAAGAAGAACAGCACCTAGTGTTGAAATCTTCAATTTGTCTTCCAAATCCCACAAAGCTTCcatgagttttctttttcctttttctacttTGAGTATGACCAAGTGAATTGAGGAGGAGCCTAGGTTGTTTTAGCGGAATATGTTTGGTAATTAATGTAGAATAATGAAAGTATGATGAAacattgatgatgatgttgcCATGTTGGGTTGGCAAGTTTCATATGAGGTCCACCGCTAATGGAAATGTTGAAATTTGGGCCCCAATAAACACCTCTTGTATCTACTTAATATTGCTATCCGTTGAATTGAAAGGTGGCTCACCGTTCAATGATTAATAAAGGCTTCTCACGAGAATTCTGTGGTTGTCATCAAGTCATGGAAAACTCAGTTTTAGATCTTTGGGAATGGGAAATATAAGATGTGTGCTTCTACTCTGCTAGAGAGCTCAtggaaactaaaatttaaagatgTGATTACGAGAAATTATCATCTAAACAAGTGATTAACTGATAATGatattgataacttttttacaacccGTAGGTCATGAttagtctattttaaatatataaaataataaaataatcacacataatttagtaaaaaaaaattgttaatatattatgatagaaaatatatatcactttactttcaaataagTCAACCATGAAGAAGAATTAGTTTggtatcaaattaaaataataaataaaaattgcttTTCTACatttaactgttttttaattaaaataattatctataataaaCATTCTTTctgtaataaaattataaaaatgatttatatttttttataataatattattaataataattgtattattttttgtaatcaagaaaaataaacacgTACATTTTTATAATACGCGTGTTTCCATcagtaatataaaaattgatatgAAATAACAGTAAATCAAATCATTTAAAAGTTTTACTCAAATGTCATATTGAAAACTGTGGTAACGGAATTGGAAGGTTTAGTGTTGATAAAACTACTTTTTGAAACCaatattaagattattttttacgGTATCGTGAGGTCGAGTCATCTAATCCCTccacaatttcttttctttatcgaTTGTCTTCTCCGTTTTTCTTTGTCTAAGTCTGTTCGGGAGGATACCTGTCAAAGGTCCTCCGATGCTAAAGTCAGTTCAGGAATCCGTTCGATAATCAGAACGTAGTATTAAATGTGCAACAAATGAATCTACTTATCTTTTACCTTTGACTTCTATATATAACATATGGTTCTGGGATTAGTGAAACCTTAATCAAGGCTCAATCACACCCCAATAACCTTTAATcctatatttgtttaatttaatccaTCTTCTTCTTAATCCTTGACACGATCCTTTTGGGCTAACCGTCCATCTCATCGCATTCACTGGGTCATCCATCTAAGACGTCCAAGGTTCCTAGTAcattaatgttataaatttatttatttattattttttaacccTTTACTATATGTATTCTGTGGTTTTAATATCTTAAGATTgatttaaaagtgaatttaagtCAATGCTTCTAATAAAATTCGTGCAATAGTACTATACTTTTCAGAAAATAAtagttttggaaagaaaaataaaacaattaagaaaaaaaaaccgaGGATACCGCAATTTATTTCCACCATAACTTTTTTCCTACACcctatatatttgaaattgcCTATTTTACcctttataatttatatgtgtAGAAACCTTTTATAACTTTGTGATTTTCATGCTAttttaaacatcaaaattttgacaaagaattaaatgaaaatcaagGTTTGTAGAGCTCAAAGATTGGAACACATTTACTAAACATTGATACTTTTTTTAAGAGCTTTCGAACATTTAATGGCTTTTCGTTTCTTTCCAAATATTATAGAAGTTTTTTGGATTGATAATATGAAAGGTCTATCAAGTTTGACTATCATATTTTTTTGAGCATTTTGGTATCGTACATTTTATGCATAACAATTCTTGTACTTGGAATTAGAGAAggaggagagaaaaaaataaagtcacgatacttaatttttaatgttaaataattttcacgTCAATTTTCACCCATACATAGTTTTCATGTCATTGATGTATATGTTTATAGTTATTGCGGTTATTGTTTATAAATTGCTCCAACCTTAGGAATAGGAGAATATTAATGGCTGCTGATGAGAATgtcataaataaattgaaaaaatttaaaaatcattattaggaTGTTTTCAGAAAATATAAATCCTAGTATAAATTAGATTATCCACATATAaactcataattaaaattttacctCCATCAGCTAACTTTGTAAACAATGTATGTTCACTTTTTCATAACCATTTTGTAGAAAATATCCTTTTATCCTATTATACCATGCCCTTAGTGAATGTTTGAGTCCATATAGTGTCTTTCTTAGCTTGtatacttcttcttcttctcccttcTTTATAAACTCAATCGATTGTTGTGCATAGATTTCTTCCTTAAGTTCTCCATGAAGGAATGCGCTTTTCACATCCAACTGAAATATGATCCATCCATTTTGTGCAACCAATGAAAGGATTATACGAATAGTGTTTAGTTTGGAAACAGGTGCAAATACCTCTATATAATCCATTCCAAAGTGTTGTGCATATCCTTTTGCTACCAACCTTGCTTTGTATTCGTCAATATCTCCATTCTCATTTAGCTTGGTCTTGTATACCCATTTGACTCCAATTGGCTTCACTTCTTTTGGCATCTCGGTTAATTTCCACGTTTGATTTTTTCCTATAGCTTTAATCTCTTTTATCATTGCATCGCGTCATTTCTTACTCTTGACAATTACTATTGTAAGAATCGCCCTTGTATCATCATCAGAAaatccttctccttcttcataATCTACCATCCAAATAGGTTCTTTGCGATGCCTTTTAACCCTTCCTTCAAGTGGAGTCTCAAGTACTAGCGTGTGAGACTTAATTCTAGAATCTGTTTCAGTAGCATTTTGTGACTGTGCTTGTTACTACTCCTCACTGTTTGGTGTGTCAAGTTGTATACCAAAACTATTCTCATCATGTTCCTCCCATTCaacaatattttgttgattCTCTGCTTTATTATGCTCCTAATTCTAGCCTTAATGCTCTTCAAATATTACATCCTTGCTAATTGTAATTCATTTGTTGACTAGATCAAATAACATGTATGTTTTGGACTCATCACTAACCCCCAACAAAACACATTGTTTACTCTTATCATCGAGCTTAATTCGTTGTTGATCAAGTGTGTGAACATGGGCAAGACAACCAATGACTCGAAAGTAGTCTATAGAAGGCTTCACTCCACTCTAGACTTCTTTAGGagttttatcttttactattgTTGTGGGGGCTCCTATTCAGAATATAAGCACACCATTTTGTTGCTTATGGCCAAAAAACTTTAGGTACCTGCCTTCCATTCAAAATTGCACAAACCATATTCATGATGGTTCTATCCTTCCTTTCATCAACTCCATTATGCTAGGGAGTATATGCGGCAGTTAATTGCCTCCTTATTCCTTGATTTCTacaaaaaaacatcaaatactTTTGAAGAAAATTCACCTCCCATATCCGTCCTCAAACATACAATGTTTTCTccagtttctttttcaaccattgccttaaagcttttaaaatacaatggttttattctttctttcaacaACTTCATTCTACTAGGGAGTATATGCAGCACTTAATTGCCTCCTTATTCCTTCATTTCTACAAAAAACATCAAATACTTTTGAAGAAAATTCACCTCCCATATTTGTCCTCAAACATACAATGTTTTCTccagtttctttttcaaccatTGCCTTAAAgcttttaaagaaagaaaaaactttagATTTCTCACCCAAAAAATACACACGTGTTTTACGTGATAGATCATCAATAAAACTTAGgaagcattttatttttctctttgatgTTGGTTGAATGGGTCCGCACAGATCTGCATGAATAAACTGCAGCCGCTTAGAAGCTCTCCGCTTACTTTTCTTAGGCATAGTGTTTCAATGCTGCTTTGATGCTAGACAATGTGCATAAAGACTTTGAGAGTGGTAATTGAAGACTTTTCTTAGGCATAGTGTCACTATAAATAATATGTGGACttgaaagataaatgaaaatgaaaatgaatgagATGAGTTGAAGATAAAAAGAAGTAAGACCAAggggtgaaaaaaaaaatccttattcATGTGCTTCCCAAGTTGGGATGTAAGTGTTAGAAACAtcaatataactattttatctataaatatgtCCTTCTATTTTAAGATGTATAGtcgttaaaatatataatatatttactaaataatttagcatcaattaattatataaataatgaagaaaatatttatatggatTGACTCAAATAGTAAGAATCTTGTCTCATAATTAAATTGTTCAAATTCTgataacatcattttggaaatGGAATATATTAAGTTGGTCCATATTAAGTATtgtttatcatataaataattagaacaggttaaaaacatataatatttgataaatatattatttttattacatataccataattaatattataattatatatagtattaactgctatatttattaaatactataattaacaataaatacGATTGACTTTtcttaacattaaatattttattatttaagataactataaattgaaaatctctattaattatattatatttaataaaataatatatttaattgtattcGTAATTttgcaaacaaaaataaataattgttataaaatttatcgcatatatatatatatatatatatatatatgaatattgggAAAGATTTAGTTTATAAACATACTTTAAAGTAACAAATTTTAACATTGATATAATGGATTTTATTACTGTACATAATGATTTATCTAAGTGTTCAAATAATATACTAagttttaaactaatattaagAATCTTTATTTAAATCTAGTTGGATATATAATGGTAAACTAGCTAGATATTTTCACTCATCTTTATCTCGTGTATGTAATAAGTGACGTgtatatatgtaattaattttattttataagtggttaaaaaataaatgaatgttaataaatacaataatcaatacatgattgattattgtgtaattaagttattaaaatatatatggaaTAAGTTCGTTACCTCAAAGATGgagtaaataattattatattaaaaaaaatttaccatttaccattttgatgatataacagataaaaacaaaatgttaaatGGAAAGTTATGTAGAAACATTTACCAACATGtacaaacttataaaaaaatctatcaaCTTGtacataaaagttatttatcatttataaacAATGAAAAACTACTGTACTATATACTAAACAAGTGATGATATATATTGAAATACtttaaaatgtttgatttgTTGCATGACAATCCATTTTTGAATTCTTTAAAAGgcttaacaaatttaaaagtaaatttgcTTCTTGTTTAGATATATGACAATagattacttattttaaatgaaataaagaaacacaaataaaaaatttaattataaaaaataaaactaaaatttaacaaaCCTACCATATACAaacatttgtattttttatggtatgatttaaaaaacttataaaactaAACCCTAAGAAAGTGTATGCAGACACCGTTGTTCTTTCCTCATTCTCTTCGTAAACAAAAAAACATGTCTTCTTCCTCCAACGAACTCATCCTCACTAGCTCCCCTGACGGGCCAATCATGGTCTACGAGACTGTTAGCCGCGCCGCCGTGACACGGTTCTCCAGCAGCCGATCTCCCTGTCGCGGCCTGACCATGGTGGGCCGGAGATTGTTGGCAGCCTCACACGTATCATCAGACACGGGTGCAGGCTCCATCAACATCTACAATTGGCATGGTTCTTCCGTGTTTCGTAACTTCCCCGTGCCAGAGCCCATTGCCCCTCTCATTGCAACACCCGATGGAGCATTCCTCTTCGGTGGTGGCATCTCAGGGAGTGTTCTATCTCTTTCAGGTTCTTCTGGGGATGTCATCAGATCAATTGTTGTTCATTCAAGTCCAGTTTCCAGTCTTCATCTGAGCAACGATGGGTCACTTGTTATCTCAGGCAGTGAAGATGGAACAGTTGTTGTTGTTCCTAGCTTCAAGATCGTTGCTGAGGGTTCCTTGGAGGAGAATGTGGAAGACTTGATCTTGCACAAATGGAAGGCACATTCTGATTCCGTGACTGCTTTGAAGTCAGTGATGGGTACTTTGGTTT comes from the Vigna radiata var. radiata cultivar VC1973A chromosome 2, Vradiata_ver6, whole genome shotgun sequence genome and includes:
- the LOC106754826 gene encoding bidirectional sugar transporter SWEET2 isoform X1, producing the protein MSLLGVYSICEVGKDAAGVAGNMFAFGLFLSPIPTFRRIIRNGSTEMFSGLPYVYSLLNCLICLWYGTPLISPDNLLVTTVNTIGGVFQLVYITIFLIYAEKARKVRMLGLLLAVLGIFVIILVGSLQIDDRAMRRMFVGLLSCASLISMFASPLFIIKLVIRTKSVEFMPFYLSLSTFLMSISFFLYGLVSDDTFIYVPNGIGTVLGIVQLILYFYYKSSSTENYRQPLIVSCE
- the LOC106754826 gene encoding bidirectional sugar transporter SWEET2 isoform X2, with product MFSGLPYVYSLLNCLICLWYGTPLISPDNLLVTTVNTIGGVFQLVYITIFLIYAEKARKVRMLGLLLAVLGIFVIILVGSLQIDDRAMRRMFVGLLSCASLISMFASPLFIIKLVIRTKSVEFMPFYLSLSTFLMSISFFLYGLVSDDTFIYVPNGIGTVLGIVQLILYFYYKSSSTENYRQPLIVSCE
- the LOC106755874 gene encoding uncharacterized protein LOC106755874; the protein is MEALWDLEDKLKISTLGAVLLLACASLALVCLCIVVTLRRKAINNKIVNQEGALDEDNEKNTTITNTNTNFDATITTTTTTTTEWSKPGCVGWISVKRVLMGSMLWSKARKLEENIAWQRERGSPLLGLQRQQGLQSGWQSHNSESPVWQRPILRGEKCELPSFSGLILYDERGRLLRHSQNQIHHFIETSQQEVGTVTVRTTLRDLL